A stretch of the Thalassotalea euphylliae genome encodes the following:
- the pnuC gene encoding nicotinamide riboside transporter PnuC, translated as MWQETYQYFSQMAVLEIIAVITAMAYVILAAREHILCWPAALISTLLYTIIFYDVYLWMDSALQVYYFAMAIYGFYCWRKVRANDGALAQNKEQTATVIHQQPLIKHLKALLALSITSILVGYFMANNTPTTFPYLDAATTVFAVYATYLVTQKVLENWLYWIVIDLVSIYIYIEKGLTPTAMLFVVYVVVAIVGYFTWLDKYKRNHQALAEGHDSFAGVDNKIVQGKS; from the coding sequence ATGTGGCAAGAAACCTATCAATATTTTAGCCAAATGGCTGTTCTGGAAATAATCGCGGTGATTACCGCAATGGCTTACGTAATTTTGGCTGCCCGTGAGCATATTTTGTGTTGGCCAGCAGCACTCATCAGCACGCTTTTATATACCATTATTTTTTATGACGTGTATTTGTGGATGGATAGTGCGCTACAAGTTTATTATTTTGCCATGGCAATTTATGGTTTTTATTGTTGGCGTAAGGTGCGAGCAAATGATGGTGCGCTTGCCCAAAACAAGGAGCAAACGGCGACTGTTATTCATCAACAGCCACTAATTAAGCATCTTAAAGCCTTATTGGCGCTTTCGATCACGTCAATTCTTGTGGGCTATTTCATGGCCAACAATACGCCGACGACTTTCCCATACTTAGACGCAGCAACTACGGTTTTCGCTGTTTATGCGACTTACTTGGTGACTCAAAAAGTGCTTGAAAACTGGCTGTACTGGATAGTGATCGACCTAGTGTCGATATATATCTATATCGAAAAAGGGTTAACGCCAACGGCAATGCTATTTGTTGTCTATGTGGTTGTCGCTATTGTTGGTTACTTTACTTGGCTTGATAAATATAAAAGGAACCATCAAGCGTTAGCTGAAGGTCATGATAGCTTTGCAGGTGTCGATAACAAAATAGTACAAGGTAAAAGCTAG